In the genome of Pan troglodytes isolate AG18354 chromosome 15, NHGRI_mPanTro3-v2.0_pri, whole genome shotgun sequence, one region contains:
- the NOVA1 gene encoding RNA-binding protein Nova-1 isoform X5: MPQNVAKTEPVSILQPQTTVNPDRIKQTLPSSPTTTKSSPSDPMTTSRANQVKIIVPNSTAGLIIGKGGATVKAIMEQSGAWVQLSQKPDGINLQERVVTVSGEPEQNRKAVELIIQKIQEDPQSGSCLNISYANVTGPVANSNPTGSPYANTAEVLPTAAAAAGLLGHANLAGVAAFPAVLSGFTGNDLVAITSALNTLASYGYNLNTLGLGLSQAAATGALAAAAASANPAAAAANLLATYASEASASGSTAGGTAGTFALGSLAAATAATNGYFGAASPLAASAILGTEKSTDGSKDVVEIAVPENLVGAILGKGGKTLVEYQELTGARIQISKKGEFVPGTRNRKVTITGTPAATQAAQYLITQRITYEQGVRAANPQKVG, translated from the exons ATGCCCCAAAATGTGGCCAAGACAGAACCAGTCAGCATTCTACAACCCCAGACCACCGTTAATCCAGATCGCATCAAACAA ACATTGCCATCTTCCCCAACTACCACCAAGTCCTCTCCATCTGATCCCATGACCACCTCCAGAGCTAATCAG gtAAAGATTATAGTTCCCAACAGCACAGCAGGTCTGATAATAGGGAAGGGAGGTGCTACTGTGAAGGCTATAATGGAGCAGTCAGGGGCTTGGGTGCAGCTTTCCCAGAAACCTGATGGGATCAACTTGCAAGAGAGGGTTGTCACTGTGAGTGGAGAACCTGAACAAAACCGAAAAGCTGTTGAACTTATCATCCAGAAGATACAAGAGGATCCACAAAGTGGCAGCTGTCTCAATATCAGTTATGCCAATGTGACAGGTCCAGTGGCAAATTCCAATCCAACCGGATCTCCTTATGCAAACACTGCTGAAGTGTTACCAACTGCTGCAGCAGCCGCAGGGCTATTAGGACATGCTAACCTTGCTGGCGTTGCAGCCTTTCCAGCAGTTTTATCTGGCTTCACAGGCAATGACCTGGTGGCCATCACCTCTGCACTTAATACATTAGCCAGCTATGGATATAATCTCAACACATTAGGTTTAGGTCTCAGTCAAGCAGCAGCAACAGGGGCTTTGGCTGCAGCAGCTGCCAGTGCCaacccagcagcagcagcagccaatTTATTGGCCACCTATGCCAGTGAAGCCTCAGCCAGTGGCAGCACAGCTGGTGGTACGGCGGGGACATTTGCATTAGGTAGCCtggctgctgctactgctgcaaCCAATGGATATTTTGGAGCTGCTTCTCCCCTAGCTGCCAGTGCCATTCTAGGAACAGAAAAGTCCACAGATGGATCCAAGGATGTAGTTGAAATAGCAGTGCCAGAAAACTTAGTTGGTGCAATACTTGGCAAAGGAGGGAAAACATTAGTGGAATACCAGGAGTTGACTGGTGCAAGGATACAGATCTCCAAAAAAGGAGAATTCGTACCTGGCACAAGGAATCGGAAGGTAACCATTACTGGAACACCAGCTGCAACACAGGCTGCTCAATATTTAATTACACAAAGGATCACATATGAGCAAGGAGTTCGGGCTGCCAATCCTCAGAAAGTGGGTTGA